The genomic segment ATTCGCTCCCTGAATGTAATATGGTTGACACTGAAGCAGTATCGCAGCCGCGATTGTTTAATGCAATACCATTTGGAAAGATAATGTTTCAAAAATGCGGTAAAATTACCCTATAAGCACCGAGGTCATCATGCGACTTGAAAAATCCTTTTATGAACAGTCTGCAATAGATGCAGCGCAAAACCTGCTGGGTAAGCGACTGATATATCGAGAGACACAAGGCATTATTCTCGAAACAGAAGCCTATCGCGGCAGTGACGACCCGGCCTCGCATGCTGCCCGGGGTCGAACACCGAGAAATGCCATTATGTTTGGCCCTCCGGGGTATGTTTATGTGTACATGATATACGGATTACATTTTTGCCTTAACATTGTCTGTGAAGAAGAAGGACAGCCCGCTGCTGTTTTGATTCGAGGTATCAGAACCTCTGAAAAACTTCTGGATGGCCCGGGAAAGCTCTGTCGACACCTCGGCATAACGCTCACTGAAAATGGTACAAGCCTTATCGACAGCCCGCATTTTTATCTGACGCAAGGCGTAACACCTCACGACATAAAGGCAACAGCGCGCATTGGCATTCGATATGGACAGGAAAAGCTGTGGCGTTTTGTGGGGCATTTCGGTGAACCAACTGCCGCGCTTTATACCTGACAGACATACAGGCGAAATCTCCAATAATTTAATAAAATACAATTAAATTAATTAATTACCACACTGTGCAACGATTTTTGTTTAAATTTAATATTATTGTTATTATTGCAAACATTATCGCCTTAAACCGTCAAAGAGTACCGCGTATGCCAAAACTTCACACACAGGTTGAGCATCTTTCCCACCCCCTGGCGAGGCATATCCCGGAGACGGTATGGTACAGTCGATATTTTAAGCGTAAGGCGCTCGATGCCGAATTACAAAGAATAGATGGCACTCTGGAAACAGCATCGCTACCCCTTCATCCCGGCGAGAGTCCCTTAAAATCCTTGCTCTGCATGATGTATGGTCATATAGAGCATGAGGTGGAAGCCGTTCTCGCTGCATCCCGGGCCATGGGGTGTGATGACCTGAGCATTTTCATTGCAGGTGCCTGTGTCGGGCACATCGACCTTCTTCATGCGCTCGGGCAGGCAATGGCGCTCGAACCAAAAATTCAGGCGATTCAGGCAGAAGACTATCATCTCTACTGGATTGTCGCATTAATGGGCCACCTGGAGATCCTTAAACACTTTGAAAGCCTGATGAGCGCAGAACAACAGCTGGAAGCGATAAAGACCTTGGACTATGAAGGGTATGCCGCCACAGCATCAAGAGGCCAGCTGAATATTCTCAAGCATCTTGAGAGCCGAATGAGTAAGGAGCAGCAGCTGGAGGCGATAAAGGCATTGAACTATACCGCGTATACTGCCGCAGCAGCGTGCGGTCATCTGAATATTCTGCAGCACTTTGAGAGCCAGATCAGTAAGGAGCAACAGCTGGAGGCGCTGCAAGCTGGTAACTATTTCTCCTATCGCGAAGCCGCAGCAAACGGCCAACGTAATATTCTGGTACATCTTGAGAGCCTGATGACACCTGAGCAACAGCTGGAAGCACTGCAGGCTAACAACTATGTTTCCTATCGCGAGGCCGCCGAATACGGCCACCTGCACATCCTCGAGTACTTAGAGAGCCGGATGAATGAGGCGCAGATAGAGGAGGCGCTACGGGCTAACAGCCATGCCGCGTATTTCTTAGCCGCAGCATGCAGTCGCCAGCTCGTCCTCGAGCACCTCCATCGTAAACCCCTCGTTTTTGCCTGGGCTGAAATGCACATGCGCGAATACGGCCATCATGTGCGCCCGTTTGCTGAAGCCCGTCTGCAGGAGTGGCAGGAAGCGTCAGAGGCTTTTACCGCAAGTAACCCCAACGGCGTCTTTACCCTTAACGCGACTGATGCGCGACTTGCCTTTTACGTGGCACGCCATTTGATACGGGAAAACACCGAAGAAGCCCTTGATCATTTGCGCTTTCTGATGCGCATCCCGGGCGTTGCGGTCCTTGCACATCGAGCTGTCACGCCGAACGAGACTAATGAGTTGCTGCGCCTCGCGCTCGCCACTGAAAACGAGGCAGCCGCTGCCATCCTGCTGACACTCGCACCAGTGCGCATCCTCGCTGAAGAAAACCAGTTCTATGTCCATGAGATGCAGGGAGGATTGGACCTGCGCGCCCTTGCCGAGGACCGCGAGTCATCCATGCGCGTTCTGACCAAAGCCGAGCAAAAGCGCATCCGGCGTATCCATGCTCACTATGGAGAGGTCCTGCAATTCACGGGAGCTGAGAACCTCCTTGAAATTCTGCGTGAGCGCCTGCGTGAACGCTGCCTTGACCATCCGGCCTGCATCACCGTCAACGACACCACCATCCACCTCCCCCTGACTTGGAACGAATTTCTCGAGATGCCGCTTGAACAGGATGCGCGGGAAGCGGCGCTGAAGGCGTATCATGCACACCCGGCGCACACGGCCCTGCGCTGGCTCCTCCGCCCAAACCCCTGGATGGCGGAAAATGCGGCCTATGTCGAAGGCAACCCCGCTTTACATACGGGCTACTCCACCTTCGAAAATTACCACACCCTGATTGGACTCCTCTGGCTCGCGGCCAGTGACGAGAACACACCGGCCACAGACGGGCACACCCTTGAGGGACGAATCGAGCATTTTATTCGCGAGCTTGCCCTCATTGGACGCGCTCACAACTGGGACCGCACGCGCCCTGTACAGCGCGCTGACGGCACCGAGGCGCGTGAGGAGTATGATAATGTCAAAGAAGGCGACATGCCGAGCTGCTACTCCGGCGTCAACCGCCGCCTCTTTCAATCCGTGATTGGGCACCCCTTCATGCATCCCTTTGGCAACGACATCCTGGAAGCTGAGCTGCGTGATTTTGCCCGCAGTCACTTCTTACAACAGCTCACGGCCGATAAACGTGCACATCTTCTTGATGCAGAGGAGGCCATAGCAAACCTCGAGCCGCTGACGGGCGACCAGCTCGAAGCCATGGAAAGCCTCAATATCAGCGAAGAAAAAGGGCGCGCCTTCATTGACAGCCTGCAAAAAAAATACGCCGAAGAGTGGACGCCTGCCTGCTCGGCTTTCCTGCAGGACTGGCTGGTACTGCCACGGGCCGGCATCACTACACACGTGAGCAGTCTTTGGATGTTGACCGATTTTTCAAACCTGCTCAGGTCACCTGCCCCAGTCGACTCTCCCTCTGCCGCGCGCGAAGGTTTCTTTGCCACAACCAATAGTGCGGCATCCTCAGGCAGGCAGGCGTCATCGGATAACGGTGACGGCTACACGGATATAAGCTGTCAGAGCCCCGGAAGTAGCTCTCAGAGCCGGGGCTAGACTTCGGGGCTTTGTGAGGTGAACAGATAATGCATATAACTTAGCTGAGTACCGGACATTTTCATCGCTTTTATAGGTGTGCCGGCACTATCGGTAACGCAGACGGGCACGCAGACGTTCACGTGAAGGTACGCGCTCACGCGCGCATTTGAATGAACAGCAACGACCAACTGACAACGCGTCCTGGAGATAGTGAAGTTGTAAACTCTATGCAAAGCGGCAAGCG from the Legionella geestiana genome contains:
- a CDS encoding DNA-3-methyladenine glycosylase, coding for MRLEKSFYEQSAIDAAQNLLGKRLIYRETQGIILETEAYRGSDDPASHAARGRTPRNAIMFGPPGYVYVYMIYGLHFCLNIVCEEEGQPAAVLIRGIRTSEKLLDGPGKLCRHLGITLTENGTSLIDSPHFYLTQGVTPHDIKATARIGIRYGQEKLWRFVGHFGEPTAALYT